DNA sequence from the Novipirellula galeiformis genome:
TGTGGGCATGTTGACCATCAAGGTCAATCTTTCTGCAGCGGTTAACGGCGAAGTTTCGGTACCGTTCACGGTGACCGGCACAGCGACAAAGGGCGGTGACTTCTCAATCACGGCCAGTCCGCTAACCATTCCCGCTGGTCAAACATCGGCAACCATCACGATCTCTGTGATCGATGATGCCATTGTCGAAGGCGACGAGACGGTCGTTGTGACCTTAGGAACGCCAACGGGCGCAGAGCTTGGCAACCCGACCGTTCACACAGCAACAATCACTGACAATGACGTGACGGGCGTCGATACCTCGGCACCTGTAATTACGGTGCCGGATGACATTACCGTTGAAGGGGACGACTTGGATGGATCGAGCGATTCGAATTCGGTGATTGCAGCCTTCCTTGCCGGAGCGACTGCGACCGACAACGTCGATCCCTCCGTGACCGTTACGCACAACGCACCAGAGCATTTTCCAATCGGCGATACCGTCGTGATCTTCTCGGCCACTGACCAAGCTGGCAACGTCGCAACTGCGAGCGCGACGGTGACGGTGGAACCGCCAACGATGTTTGATTTTGGAGACGCGCCCTCGACGTTCCCCGTTACCTTATCTCAAAACGGTGCTCGGCATGCGACCGGGGGCCTGTTCCTCGGGGCCAGCATTGATGAAGAACTCGATGGAAACGCAACCGCGGATGCCAGCGGAGACGGAAATGACGAAGACGGCGTGACGGCACGGGCTAGCTTAATCGCCGCCCCCACCTCGAATACGGTGTCGAGCTTTGCCATTGTCGCCTCGGCGGCCGGAAAGCTGGATGCGTGGATCGATTTCAATCGGGACGGCGACTGGGACGACGACGGAGAGCAAGTTTTCGCAAGCAAGGATGTCACTCCTGGCGTGAACACACTCAGCTACATCATTCCCGCTGGCGCAAATCCCGGGGATGTTGCGGCAAGATTTCGACTCAGCACTGCAGGCGGTCTTACCCCATCCGGGATAGCTGCCGACGGCGAAGTGGAGGACTACATCGCCAACTTGGAAGCGGCCGGCAACAACACGGTTAACTTGACCTCGATCAACGCCACAACGGTAACGATCGAGCAAAACGGCAGCGACGTGGTTGTTCGTGAAGGCAGTCTGATCTTATTCCAAGGCCCCGCTGACCAATTGGCAGGGTTAAATTTCACAGGTTCCAACGGTAACGATACCATTGACTTGATCGCCACGGTTACTTCGTTCAGCAGTCTCGTCCGCTTGCACTTCGGTGACGGAACCGACACGCTGCGAATCAGCGGTCAGGATCAAAGCCTAGATCTGACCACCTTGCCAACAGGCTCGGTTGAAGGCCTTGAAGTGATCGATGTTTCTGGAAACGGATCCATCGTCCTGAGGTTGAATGAAGCTCACGTCGCGTCACTGCCTGACCGCGGTCGACGATTGCGTGTCATCATGGAGCCCGATGACATTTTGAATATTTCAGTGAATACGACGATCAACGTCGAGAACGTATTTACGATCCGAGACACTCTTATTGATGGTGACCAATTCATCGTCTTAGCTCAGTCAGACAATGCGACCATCGAAGTCGGTGGGCTTCGGTGGACCAACCCTCTAAATCGTTTGGACGTGAATAATTCTGGCAAAGTCTCAGCCCTCGACGCTTTGGATATCATCAACGAATTGAATCGTCGTCGATTTGTGATTAGCGGTACCTCGCGTTTGATCGATCCCACACAATTGCAGGGTGCGCATCCGCTACAGTTCTTTGACACCACAGCCAACGGTGAACTGACGGCCCTTGATGCCCTACGCGTGATTAACGGTCTCGCTCGAATTGTCGGCAGTACTTCCCTCAGCGGAGAAATGATACCGGTCCTCTCTGAATTGCAAGGGCCCCGTGTTACTGCGGATGATGTACGGGACCGTAGCGACCCAGCGTTAGAAACGAATCCCTCGTTGAGCACGACTATCGCTGATCCGGCAAGGGACTTTGTAAGTGATCCTGGCGTCGATCAAGTCCCCTCACTTGAGTCCGAGCACAACGAGGTTCCAACCAACGAAGTGAGTCGCGACGACACCATCGACTTCGCGATTCTCGAGTTGCTTTCTGAACAATCGCCACTAAGCCAGTCGCTCTAATCAAACGCGTCTCCAGATTCAAAAAATGAGTTACCCCGGAGATGCCGACTACCGATCTCCGATGCAACCAGGCGGATGGACAAGAGGTAACGGCTCAGCGCACACTCGTCCGTCCTCGCGGCATTGACGTTCAAAACAGAGACGACTCGCGATCGACAATGGTTTCGGTCGTGGCAACCGTGAAGCCACGCCGATGGATTAGGACCGCCCCGTTGGGGCTTCGCTGGATAAGGTCTCCGTCAATCCCAGGGCATTGCCCTGGGCTGACCCAGCGCCGGCCCGTTGGGCCTACCAGAGCGTCACATCTCCGCCCCAACGGGGCAGCCCTATGTCAGCCCAGGCCCACGGCCTGGGGCTCAACAACAATTGCCCGCACCACATGCTCTGTCCCCATTGGCACCCATTGGCAATCACGGGAGCAGTCTGGGAGCGAAGCTTTCAATGATGCGTTCAATTTTCTCGGCAGTTGCCTTTTTATCATGCCGCTCGGCCACGTTCCGAACCCGGTAGGAGAGATCGACGAATGCTGCGGACACATCGATCGCTTTCTCTGTGCTTGAGCAAAGCGACTGCAATTTCGGTGTGCCCCTTTGCAGCTGCCTCGTGGATCGGCGTGTAGAGCATGTTGTTGGGTCGCCGGGCATCGGCGGAGGCGCCAAGCAACTGTCTCACGGTGCCAGGCTGTCCGGCTCGTGCTGCCAGATGTAGCGGCGTATCACCGGAAGTGTCGCTTGAATTAGGATTGGCGTTGTGCGCCAGCAAATCTGACACCATATATTGCAGGCCTGCGTTTGCGGCAAAGTGAAGAGCTGTCCGGTCGCAGGTTCCCCGTGAGTTCGGTGGGACACCCGCGCTGAGCAACAATCGAACAAAGCCAAAGTCCTTCCGTCGTGCCGCTGCATGGATCAAACGGTCTTGTCGTTTTCCAACTGCCCCGTTCGGGTCCGCTCCTAATTCGATCAATTGTTGGGCCATGTCTGCGCGAGCACACCTCATGGCGACTTCCAACGGCTCTTGGCCTTTCCAGTCCGGGAACGAGACATCCGCACCGGCATCCACCGCGTCATTGAAATCCGCAGTGCAGCCACTGTGAATCGCATCATTAAGGCGGTAGTCCGGGTGCATGAGCCGGACATTGCCACGGTCTTCTCAATTTCGCAAGCAATTTCCGCTGCAAAAGACGCTTGCGCTGCACGTCAAAACGCTGTAGCGTGAAATCGCAATAACGTGCAGTCTCATGCACAGAAATACGACGAACATGATTTATGCATTCCTGAAACAAAAAGGTGGGGTCGGCAAGACAACGCTTTCTATTCGCACCGCCGCCGAGCTGTCTAGCCGGGGCCGACGCGTGCTGTTGATCGACGCGGATCCGCAGGGCAGTTCGCTTGGGTGGTCGAACCATCGCGAGACGGCGGACTTCACGGTCGTCGGCATGGCAAAAGCGACCATTCACAAAGAGATCGAGTGTCTGGCTCAAGACTACGACGACGTTGTGATCGACGGTCCACCGCGAGTCACCGAACTGGCCCGATCCATCATCCTCGCAGCAGACATGGTGATCATTCCACTACAGCCATCGCCAATGGATGTTTGGGCGGCAGCCGAAACGGTCGACCTGGTTCGTGAGGCCCAAGTGTTCAATCCCGATATCAAATGCTGCCTTGCACTCAATTGAAAAATCGCCAACACGGCAATTGGAAGAGATGTCAGAGACGCCCTGGTCGAACTCGAAGTCCCCATCTTAGAAAGTGACATCGGACAACGGGTGGCATTCGCGGAAAGTGCCGCAAGCGGATCAACGGTGATGGATCAAAAGCGATCTAAGGCGGCAAAGGAAATCAAGAAATTCGTCAACGAGCTCAGGAGGATCAAATGAGCAAGAAAATAGCCATGACAGCCCGCGTCAAACAGAAACCGGAAATCGATAAGTGGGTCGAGACACGAGAACCGCTCGTACCACTAAAACTGAACGTCAAGCCGAAGCGACTGACGATCGACATTGATCCAGCTCTCCATAAAAAGCTAAAGATGAACTGCGTAAAACGCGAGATTCAAATCGCAGACCTACTACGAACGCTCATCGAACGTGAGATCGACAGTCATAACCAACCGATCCTAGACCGCTGAAACGCAAGCAATCCCAAGTAACCGCCTATTCCCTACGACTTTGCGTTCTTTACCTTCGGCATCAGCCAGCGGAACTTTGACGGAAGGCGACGACGATCGCATCCTCAGCGCGAACCGATGCGAATTAGGCGGATGGTTGCTGTGTGTCTCTATCACGCTGAATTCGATATCGCCGTTCACGGTCACGAAACGCTTCCTCGCCGCCTTCAAGAATGTCGCACACTGTCCTTCGAATCACTGAGTTCTCGATTGAACCGCAGCGGTAGGTCACGTTTGGCAATCCACCGCTTGGATTCGGCTCTGAAGAAGCAATGATCACCTGATCCGCATCGGTGTTGACCACTAGGTTTGCGTTGTGCGTGACAATTATGACTTGTCGCCGCGTTCGCGCTTCTCGAAAATGCGGGACTAACTCGTCAAAAACGGACTTCGGGTCGAGGTTCTCTTCTGGTTGATCAATAATCAGTGGACGAGTGTCTTTCTCGTCAATCACCAAATATAGCAATAGCAACACGATTCCTCGCGTGCCGGGTGACAATTGCTCAATGGCAACTCCGTCGTAAGTGACGTTGTAGACCATCTTGATGTGGTCAGTGCTGTAGAGCCACGTCGCAACTTTCTGAATCCAAACGGCCTTATTTTCAGGAGTCACTGTTGCTGGCGCTGACTTCATTATC
Encoded proteins:
- a CDS encoding GEVED domain-containing protein, whose translation is MKPKNAQRKRFRSLRMEQLETRKVLAAIISGQEIIGSIPVNGVDEFQFTATDGDTIRIAIGERNANSNTSGQDPILQLFGPDGVQITTGVSNTADQSSAELIAPATGTYTAFVREENNNQPLEYRIRVLTLPDTDPQEVIDRDFDLVNGQEVESSLPQGSFNVHQFTATDGDAIRIAIGERNANSNTSGQDPILQLFGPDGVQITTGVSNTADQSSAELIATATGTYTAFVREEDNNQPLEYRIRVLTLPDTDPQEVIDRDFDLVNGQEVESSLPQGSFNVHQFTATDGDAIRIAIGERNANSNTSGQDPILQLFGPDGVQITTGVSNATDESRAELVATATGTYTAFVREENNNQPLEYRIRVLTLPDADPQELTDRDFDLANGQEVESSLPQGSFNVHQFTATDGDAIRIAIGERNANSNTSGQDPILQLFGPDGVQITTGVSNTADQSSAAHVATATGIYTAFVREEDNNQPLEYRIRVLTLPNADPQELTDRDFDLANGQEVESSLPQGSFNVHQFTATDGDAIRIAVGERNANSNTSGQDPILQLFGPDGVQITTGVSNTADQSNAEHVATATGTYTAFVREEDNNQSLEYRIVVNGISDINLATVNIASTNENVAEDVGMLTIKVNLSAAVNGEVSVPFTVTGTATKGGDFSITASPLTIPAGQTSATITISVIDDAIVEGDETVVVTLGTPTGAELGNPTVHTATITDNDVTGVDTSAPVITVPDDITVEGDDLDGSSDSNSVIAAFLAGATATDNVDPSVTVTHNAPEHFPIGDTVVIFSATDQAGNVATASATVTVEPPTMFDFGDAPSTFPVTLSQNGARHATGGLFLGASIDEELDGNATADASGDGNDEDGVTARASLIAAPTSNTVSSFAIVASAAGKLDAWIDFNRDGDWDDDGEQVFASKDVTPGVNTLSYIIPAGANPGDVAARFRLSTAGGLTPSGIAADGEVEDYIANLEAAGNNTVNLTSINATTVTIEQNGSDVVVREGSLILFQGPADQLAGLNFTGSNGNDTIDLIATVTSFSSLVRLHFGDGTDTLRISGQDQSLDLTTLPTGSVEGLEVIDVSGNGSIVLRLNEAHVASLPDRGRRLRVIMEPDDILNISVNTTINVENVFTIRDTLIDGDQFIVLAQSDNATIEVGGLRWTNPLNRLDVNNSGKVSALDALDIINELNRRRFVISGTSRLIDPTQLQGAHPLQFFDTTANGELTALDALRVINGLARIVGSTSLSGEMIPVLSELQGPRVTADDVRDRSDPALETNPSLSTTIADPARDFVSDPGVDQVPSLESEHNEVPTNEVSRDDTIDFAILELLSEQSPLSQSL
- a CDS encoding ankyrin repeat domain-containing protein; translated protein: MHPDYRLNDAIHSGCTADFNDAVDAGADVSFPDWKGQEPLEVAMRCARADMAQQLIELGADPNGAVGKRQDRLIHAAARRKDFGFVRLLLSAGVPPNSRGTCDRTALHFAANAGLQYMVSDLLAHNANPNSSDTSGDTPLHLAARAGQPGTVRQLLGASADARRPNNMLYTPIHEAAAKGHTEIAVALLKHRESDRCVRSIRRSLLPGSERGRAA
- the parA gene encoding ParA family partition ATPase, which encodes MIYAFLKQKGGVGKTTLSIRTAAELSSRGRRVLLIDADPQGSSLGWSNHRETADFTVVGMAKATIHKEIECLAQDYDDVVIDGPPRVTELARSIILAADMVIIPLQPSPMDVWAAAETVDLVREAQVFNPDIKCCLALN